The Arachidicoccus terrestris genome includes the window ATCCATATTAAATATCGAACCGGTTACGCACAATGTTCTCAGAATCTCAGTAGAAAGACCCAAAAACTATAATTTTATTCCGGGGCAGGCAACAGAAGTAGCCATCAATAAAGAAGGATTTACAACCGAGCGACGGCCTTTCACTTTTACCGGTCTGCAGGACTGGGACCATCTGGAGTTTACCATTAAAACCTATACGGATCATCCGGGCGTGACCAATGAACTCAGAAGCCTGAAACCAGGTGATTCGCTGCTGCTTCATGATGTATGGGGAGCCATCCATTACAGCGGAGAAGGCATTTTTATCGCTGGCGGCGCCGGCATTACGCCCTTTATCGCTATTTTCAGGGATTTGC containing:
- a CDS encoding ferredoxin reductase domain-containing protein, translating into MAEEVQQQEQEHQVSILNIEPVTHNVLRISVERPKNYNFIPGQATEVAINKEGFTTERRPFTFTGLQDWDHLEFTIKTYTDHPGVTNELRSLKPGDSLLLHDVWGAIHYSGEGIFIAGGAGITPFIAIFRDLQQKGKVGNNRLFFSNKTEKDIILKSEFEKILGDRFVNILTEQTDSKYIHDRIDKEFLRRHVSDMNQHFYICGPDPMVAAIQQDLVDLGAGDHLITVEV